Proteins found in one Arthrobacter pascens genomic segment:
- a CDS encoding GyrI-like domain-containing protein encodes MAYTAKFAIRRAPEEIDFSVMPLEGLWWVQDMATFSVTNKQDWNWTLMIMQPAAVTATLFQEAAEAAMRKKPELTSMDRMRLEHFREGPAAQVLHIGPYSEEGPVIERLHDFIADHGCVRSGTHHEIYLSDARRTAPEKLKTIIRQPLTEAAATQ; translated from the coding sequence GTGGCGTACACGGCAAAGTTCGCGATCCGCCGGGCGCCGGAGGAAATCGACTTCAGCGTGATGCCCTTGGAGGGGCTGTGGTGGGTGCAGGACATGGCCACCTTTTCGGTCACGAACAAGCAGGACTGGAATTGGACCCTCATGATCATGCAGCCTGCGGCGGTCACGGCCACGCTGTTCCAGGAGGCGGCTGAAGCTGCCATGCGGAAGAAGCCCGAGCTGACATCGATGGACAGGATGCGCCTGGAACACTTCAGGGAGGGACCGGCTGCACAGGTACTTCATATCGGCCCCTATTCCGAAGAAGGGCCCGTTATCGAGCGCCTGCATGACTTCATCGCCGATCACGGCTGTGTGCGCTCCGGAACCCACCACGAGATCTACCTCAGTGATGCCCGTCGAACCGCTCCCGAAAAGTTGAAGACCATCATTCGGCAGCCGCTAACGGAGGCAGCGGCTACCCAATAA
- a CDS encoding 3-deoxy-7-phosphoheptulonate synthase produces the protein MSTAPAATAGTSTPQAGKSTSNLRVSEFTALPTPQELIGELPLDARVTDVVERGRDEVRAIMDGVDDRLLVIVGPCSIHDPKAGLEYARRLVSQAEKHKEDLLIVMRAYFEKPRTTVGWKGLINDPRLDGSHDMATGLSAARQFLHQITSLGLPTATEFLEPISPQYMADLISWGAIGARTTESQIHRQLASGLSMPIGFKNGTDGDLQIAIDACGAAGAAQAFLGIDGDGRAALVATAGNPDTHVILRGGRKGPNYSAADVEAASARLAAKQLNTRLIVDASHANSGKSHHRQAEVALEIGAQLEDGGQAAQAIAGVMLESFLVGGAQNLDVAEHAAGRSELVYGQSVTDACMDWDVSVSVLNQLAASARKRRAAK, from the coding sequence ATGAGCACAGCACCAGCCGCCACCGCCGGCACATCCACGCCACAAGCCGGTAAATCCACATCCAACCTGCGCGTCAGCGAATTCACGGCATTGCCCACGCCCCAGGAGCTCATTGGCGAGCTGCCGCTGGATGCCCGGGTGACGGACGTCGTCGAGCGGGGGAGGGATGAAGTCCGCGCCATCATGGACGGTGTGGATGACCGGCTGCTGGTCATTGTGGGCCCATGCTCCATCCACGATCCGAAGGCCGGACTGGAATACGCCCGCCGGCTGGTGAGCCAGGCGGAGAAGCACAAGGAAGACCTGCTGATTGTCATGCGGGCCTACTTCGAGAAGCCGCGCACCACCGTGGGCTGGAAGGGCCTGATCAACGATCCACGCTTGGACGGCAGCCACGACATGGCCACCGGGCTCAGCGCCGCCCGGCAGTTCCTGCACCAGATCACCTCACTGGGGCTGCCCACGGCCACCGAATTCCTGGAACCCATCAGCCCCCAGTACATGGCTGACCTGATCTCCTGGGGCGCCATCGGGGCACGCACCACCGAAAGCCAGATCCACCGTCAGCTCGCGTCCGGCCTGTCCATGCCGATCGGGTTCAAGAACGGCACCGACGGCGACCTGCAGATCGCCATCGACGCCTGCGGTGCCGCCGGTGCTGCCCAGGCGTTCCTGGGGATCGACGGCGACGGGCGGGCAGCGCTCGTGGCCACCGCCGGCAACCCGGACACCCACGTCATCCTCCGCGGCGGACGCAAGGGACCCAACTACTCGGCTGCCGACGTCGAAGCCGCCTCCGCAAGGCTTGCAGCGAAGCAGCTCAACACTCGGCTCATCGTGGACGCAAGCCACGCCAACAGCGGGAAGAGCCATCACCGTCAGGCCGAGGTGGCACTGGAAATCGGAGCCCAGCTCGAGGACGGCGGCCAGGCCGCGCAGGCCATTGCGGGCGTAATGCTGGAGAGCTTCCTGGTGGGTGGCGCCCAGAACCTGGACGTGGCCGAGCACGCAGCGGGCCGGTCGGAGCTTGTTTACGGCCAGAGCGTCACGGACGCCTGCATGGACTGGGACGTGTCGGTATCCGTGCTGAACCAGCTGGCGGCGTCGGCACGGAAGCGCCGTGCGGCGAAATGA
- a CDS encoding rhamnulokinase, translating into MNTTAHHAKESAGGGTPARGVFAAVDIGASSGRVILGRIKDGPGKDRRVELEVVHRFPNGVVELDGGLRWDFDALFDEVLAGLSAAATVAAVQDEEITSIGIDTWAVDYGLVNAAGELVAQPFSYRDDRNHAAVAPVHQKLDPARLYATTGLQFLQFNTVYQLATERALNGVQALLIPDLIAFLLTGIRRTEATNASTTGLFDAVAGEWATGFLTALGLPRKLFPPLIQPGDTVGTLLPEIAARVGLPASTKVVAVGSHDTASAVAAVPAQEENFAYISSGTWSLVGLELRHPVLTDASREANFTNERGVDGTIRYLRNMGGLWLLSECQRTWAAEGFTTELTALLTAAAALPPGGPKINPDDSYFIAPDNMPERIRAAVRGTGELLADDPAAITRCIMDSLAAGYAKAITAAERLADHSVDVVHVVGGGSQNGLLCQLTADATGKRVVAGPVEATALGNVLVQARAAGQVSGGLAELRSLAGGSSALQHFTPALSRL; encoded by the coding sequence ATGAACACAACGGCACACCATGCAAAGGAAAGTGCCGGCGGCGGTACGCCCGCCCGCGGTGTTTTTGCCGCCGTCGATATCGGCGCCTCCTCCGGCCGGGTGATCCTCGGCCGGATCAAGGACGGTCCCGGCAAGGACCGGCGCGTCGAGCTCGAGGTGGTGCACCGCTTTCCCAACGGGGTAGTGGAGCTCGACGGCGGCCTCCGCTGGGATTTCGACGCCCTGTTCGATGAGGTGCTCGCGGGCCTGTCGGCTGCAGCCACCGTAGCCGCTGTCCAGGACGAGGAAATCACCAGCATCGGGATCGACACCTGGGCGGTGGACTACGGTCTGGTCAATGCCGCCGGGGAGCTGGTGGCCCAACCGTTCAGCTACCGCGATGACCGCAACCACGCCGCCGTCGCCCCTGTCCACCAGAAGCTGGACCCGGCCCGGCTATATGCCACCACCGGGCTGCAGTTCCTGCAGTTCAACACGGTCTACCAGCTGGCCACCGAGCGGGCATTGAACGGCGTGCAGGCGCTGCTCATCCCGGACCTCATCGCCTTCCTGCTCACCGGCATCCGGCGCACCGAAGCGACCAACGCCTCCACCACCGGGCTGTTTGATGCCGTGGCGGGGGAGTGGGCCACCGGGTTCCTGACTGCGCTGGGCCTGCCCAGGAAGCTGTTCCCGCCCCTGATCCAGCCGGGCGATACGGTGGGCACGCTGCTGCCGGAGATCGCTGCCCGCGTGGGACTTCCGGCCAGCACCAAGGTGGTGGCTGTCGGATCGCACGACACAGCGTCCGCCGTCGCCGCCGTGCCCGCACAGGAAGAGAACTTCGCCTACATCTCCTCCGGAACGTGGTCCCTGGTTGGTCTCGAGCTCCGGCACCCGGTGCTCACCGATGCCAGCCGGGAGGCGAACTTCACCAACGAACGCGGCGTGGATGGCACTATCCGCTACCTGCGCAACATGGGCGGGCTCTGGTTGCTCAGCGAATGCCAGCGGACCTGGGCAGCGGAAGGATTCACCACGGAACTCACGGCGCTGCTCACGGCCGCCGCGGCCCTGCCTCCGGGCGGGCCGAAGATCAACCCGGATGATTCCTACTTCATCGCCCCCGACAACATGCCTGAACGGATCCGGGCCGCGGTGCGAGGGACAGGGGAGCTGCTCGCGGATGACCCCGCGGCTATCACCCGCTGCATCATGGACAGCCTGGCTGCCGGCTACGCCAAAGCCATCACGGCGGCGGAGCGCCTCGCGGACCATTCCGTAGACGTGGTGCACGTGGTGGGCGGCGGCTCGCAGAACGGGCTCCTCTGCCAGCTCACAGCGGATGCCACCGGCAAACGAGTGGTGGCAGGACCGGTCGAGGCCACTGCCCTGGGCAACGTCCTGGTGCAAGCCAGGGCCGCCGGCCAGGTCAGCGGCGGCCTGGCGGAGTTGCGGAGCCTGGCGGGCGGCAGCAGCGCGTTGCAGCACTTCACACCGGCGCTTTCCCGGCTCTAA
- a CDS encoding helix-turn-helix domain-containing protein produces the protein MSAEQNFSNAKFLTVAEVAEVMRVSKMTVYRLVHSGEMPAVRFGRSYRVPENAVEQYLKGAVVDGHSETA, from the coding sequence ATGTCCGCAGAACAGAACTTCTCGAACGCGAAGTTCCTGACCGTGGCCGAAGTGGCCGAGGTCATGCGCGTCTCCAAAATGACCGTGTACCGCCTTGTCCATTCCGGCGAAATGCCCGCGGTGCGCTTTGGCCGCTCGTACCGGGTACCGGAAAACGCCGTCGAACAGTACCTCAAGGGTGCTGTAGTGGACGGCCACTCTGAGACCGCCTGA
- a CDS encoding acetylxylan esterase, with the protein MPLFDLPLGQLRGYTSSITQPADFQAFWDSTIDEARTFPLAATFEPVENYLSVIDTFDVTFAGFGGSPIKGWLHLPANRPAGTRLPVVVNYVGYSGGRGLVNQDTKWAQAGYAHFIMDTRGQGYGGTLGETADPHPTAGEVAHAGLMTRGAGSREDYYYRRVYVDAFRAVEAAQAHPEVDASRVVLAGVSQGGGIVVAVAGLVAGRLDGVIAALPDVPFLQDFPRAIDITPRGPYPEIAAFLGRHRDRYEPMLAVLNYFDGVNLARAATVPALYSAAQMDDICPPSTVFASFNAYGSGTAGTSGTGAAKEIEVYRFNNHEGGQEHHWIKQLQFLRKLIG; encoded by the coding sequence ATGCCCCTCTTTGACCTTCCCCTTGGCCAGCTCCGAGGCTACACATCCAGCATCACGCAGCCGGCCGACTTCCAGGCCTTCTGGGACTCGACCATAGATGAGGCCCGGACGTTTCCCCTCGCTGCAACTTTCGAGCCCGTGGAGAACTACCTGTCGGTCATCGACACCTTCGACGTCACGTTCGCCGGCTTCGGCGGGTCCCCGATCAAGGGCTGGCTGCACCTCCCGGCGAACCGTCCGGCCGGAACCCGGCTCCCCGTCGTCGTGAATTATGTGGGCTATTCAGGAGGGCGCGGACTGGTCAACCAGGACACCAAATGGGCGCAGGCGGGCTACGCGCACTTCATCATGGACACCCGCGGCCAAGGCTACGGCGGGACGCTTGGGGAGACGGCGGACCCGCACCCGACCGCCGGGGAGGTGGCCCACGCGGGGCTGATGACCAGGGGAGCAGGGAGCCGTGAGGACTACTACTACCGCAGAGTCTACGTGGACGCCTTCCGTGCGGTGGAAGCGGCCCAGGCGCACCCGGAGGTGGATGCTTCGCGGGTGGTGTTGGCCGGAGTCAGCCAGGGTGGCGGCATAGTGGTGGCGGTCGCGGGGCTGGTTGCCGGACGGCTCGACGGCGTCATCGCCGCGCTGCCGGACGTCCCGTTCCTGCAGGACTTTCCCCGCGCCATCGACATCACGCCGCGGGGCCCGTATCCGGAGATTGCGGCCTTTCTGGGCCGGCACCGGGACCGGTACGAGCCCATGCTCGCCGTGCTGAACTATTTCGACGGCGTCAACCTGGCCCGGGCGGCCACGGTTCCGGCACTGTATTCGGCGGCGCAGATGGACGACATCTGCCCGCCCTCGACCGTGTTCGCCAGCTTCAACGCCTACGGTTCCGGGACCGCCGGAACGTCGGGCACCGGGGCGGCCAAGGAGATCGAGGTGTACCGGTTCAACAACCACGAGGGCGGCCAGGAGCACCACTGGATCAAGCAGCTGCAGTTCCTGCGGAAGCTTATTGGGTAG
- a CDS encoding glycosyl hydrolase family 95 catalytic domain-containing protein encodes MRAEHTLVYDAPAADWLEALPLGNGRLGAMVFGGRPLAGDSAPVGTLEHRFQLNDGSAWSGSPHSEALEPVFSRERADRILATSRRQISAGHFTAAHETLKELQHRHSQSYLPFADLFLTVAHSDVPGSAPETDTHTGNPPKAYRRTLDLTRAVNSTTYQVDGHTVRVDAFASHDPSVMVISVETDAPGGLDLALRLDSQLRILRRSSSPVLAALELKMPSDVAPSHDGGLVQYSDDDALSLQGAVVVAWKHNGTAAVADSAALAGNTDDDGLAATGVRHAVIYVTTETTFMGLGQQPEGTASDAVAAARETLDAAMAAGRGALLARHEDSHGRLYDSSRISLDVPAWTGTNTGHRLRAANAHPDGPLAADPGLAALLFNYGRYLLISSSRTGPPGSRKGTAWRGTPANLQGIWNDKLPAPWSSNFTTNINLEMNYWGAEPTGLAECAEPLFALIEALQETGAATAQEYYGARGWAVHHNSDIWGYSKPVGDGTHSPEWSFWPMAGLWLVRHLWEHLRFSDPAGSGRADASADAVAVAGTAGFAREAAWPAIRGAAELALDLMMEFPDGTLGTSPSTSPENNFAVGSAGPDQPGSPAAAALSSTLDLTLINDVFRMLCSLAEELGMEEDSVVAEARAALPRLPEPMPGRNGRLREWLADPEEWEPEHRHVSHLYLAYPGDTPLSPGLEAAVSASLDGRGDDSTGWSLAWKILLRARLRQPGKVSDLFRLYFRDMTTDRGGHGGGLYPNLFGAHPPFQIDGNFGFVAGLAECLLQSHRTQGSLQEIELLPALPVELSDGAASRLRARPGVEVDLEWRDGLLTAATLTSPLQRRVLVRYGARVQEVHLEPRQATVLNVASFEGSFDGAALPS; translated from the coding sequence ATGCGTGCAGAACACACTCTCGTCTACGATGCCCCGGCCGCCGATTGGCTTGAAGCCCTGCCGCTGGGGAACGGACGCTTGGGGGCCATGGTGTTTGGCGGCCGGCCGCTCGCCGGGGACTCAGCTCCTGTTGGCACGCTGGAGCACCGGTTCCAGCTCAATGACGGCTCCGCCTGGTCCGGCTCGCCACACAGCGAGGCCCTCGAACCGGTCTTCAGCCGGGAGCGGGCGGACCGGATCCTTGCCACCAGCCGCCGGCAGATCAGCGCAGGCCACTTTACGGCCGCACACGAAACGCTGAAGGAACTCCAGCACCGCCACTCGCAGTCATATCTGCCGTTTGCTGACCTGTTCCTGACGGTGGCCCATTCGGATGTGCCCGGATCTGCTCCAGAGACAGACACGCACACCGGCAACCCGCCCAAGGCCTACCGCCGCACCCTTGACCTCACCCGCGCCGTCAACTCCACGACCTACCAGGTGGACGGCCACACGGTCCGGGTGGACGCCTTCGCGAGCCACGATCCCTCCGTCATGGTCATCTCGGTGGAAACGGACGCGCCCGGCGGCCTTGACCTCGCCCTCCGCCTGGACTCGCAGCTGCGGATCCTCCGCCGTTCCAGCAGCCCGGTGCTGGCGGCCCTGGAACTGAAGATGCCCTCCGACGTCGCTCCTTCCCACGACGGCGGCCTGGTGCAGTACTCGGACGACGATGCCCTCAGTCTCCAAGGGGCCGTTGTGGTCGCATGGAAGCACAACGGCACCGCCGCAGTTGCAGACAGTGCCGCACTTGCAGGCAACACAGACGACGACGGCCTGGCCGCCACAGGCGTCCGGCACGCCGTCATTTACGTGACCACAGAGACAACCTTTATGGGTCTGGGCCAGCAACCGGAGGGCACGGCATCAGACGCTGTCGCCGCAGCACGCGAAACCCTCGACGCCGCCATGGCGGCCGGGCGTGGCGCACTCCTGGCCCGCCATGAGGACAGCCATGGGCGGCTCTATGACAGCTCCCGTATCAGCCTGGACGTGCCGGCGTGGACAGGGACCAACACGGGCCACCGCCTGCGGGCCGCCAATGCGCATCCGGACGGACCGCTTGCCGCCGACCCCGGGCTGGCGGCGCTGCTGTTCAACTACGGCCGGTACCTGCTGATTTCCAGTTCGCGGACCGGGCCGCCCGGCTCACGGAAAGGCACTGCCTGGCGAGGCACGCCAGCGAACCTGCAGGGCATCTGGAACGACAAACTGCCAGCTCCCTGGAGCTCCAACTTCACCACCAACATCAACCTGGAGATGAACTATTGGGGTGCGGAGCCAACGGGCCTTGCCGAATGCGCGGAGCCGCTGTTCGCGCTTATCGAAGCACTGCAAGAGACCGGCGCCGCCACGGCGCAGGAGTATTACGGCGCCCGCGGCTGGGCGGTGCACCACAACTCGGACATCTGGGGCTACAGCAAGCCAGTAGGGGATGGAACCCATTCGCCGGAATGGTCCTTCTGGCCCATGGCCGGTCTGTGGCTGGTCCGGCATCTGTGGGAACACCTTCGGTTCTCTGATCCGGCCGGCAGCGGACGGGCCGACGCCTCTGCCGATGCCGTTGCCGTTGCCGGGACAGCGGGCTTTGCGCGGGAGGCCGCCTGGCCTGCCATCCGGGGCGCCGCGGAATTGGCCCTGGACCTGATGATGGAATTCCCGGACGGAACTTTGGGCACCAGCCCGTCCACCTCGCCGGAGAACAACTTCGCCGTAGGGAGCGCCGGCCCGGACCAGCCAGGCAGCCCTGCAGCCGCGGCCCTGTCCTCCACCCTGGACCTCACGTTGATCAATGACGTGTTCCGGATGTTGTGCTCCCTCGCGGAGGAGCTGGGCATGGAAGAGGACTCCGTGGTGGCCGAGGCCCGGGCAGCTCTGCCGCGGCTTCCGGAGCCCATGCCCGGCCGGAACGGCAGGCTCCGCGAATGGCTGGCAGATCCGGAGGAGTGGGAGCCGGAGCACCGCCACGTGAGTCACCTCTATCTGGCCTACCCCGGCGACACCCCGCTGAGCCCCGGGCTCGAGGCCGCAGTCAGCGCCAGCCTGGACGGCCGCGGCGACGACTCCACCGGGTGGTCCCTGGCATGGAAGATCCTGCTCCGGGCGCGGCTCCGCCAGCCGGGGAAAGTCAGCGACCTGTTCCGGCTCTATTTCCGGGACATGACCACTGACCGCGGCGGCCACGGCGGGGGCCTGTACCCCAACCTCTTCGGCGCGCACCCTCCGTTCCAGATCGACGGCAACTTTGGCTTTGTGGCGGGCCTCGCGGAGTGTCTGCTGCAAAGCCACCGGACACAGGGCAGCCTGCAGGAGATTGAACTGCTGCCGGCGCTGCCGGTTGAACTGTCCGACGGCGCCGCCAGCCGCCTGCGCGCACGTCCGGGCGTTGAAGTGGACCTGGAGTGGAGGGACGGCCTGCTGACGGCGGCGACGCTCACCTCGCCGCTGCAGCGGCGGGTCCTCGTCCGTTACGGCGCGCGCGTCCAGGAAGTTCATCTGGAGCCCCGGCAGGCAACAGTTCTGAACGTGGCTTCATTCGAGGGCTCATTCGACGGTGCAGCCCTGCCCTCGTGA
- a CDS encoding 30S ribosomal protein bS22, protein MGSVIKKRRKRMAKKKHRKLLRKTRHQRRNKK, encoded by the coding sequence GTGGGTTCAGTTATTAAGAAGCGTCGCAAGCGTATGGCCAAGAAGAAGCACCGCAAGTTGCTTCGTAAGACCCGTCACCAGCGCCGCAATAAGAAGTAG